One genomic segment of Clavelina lepadiformis chromosome 3, kaClaLepa1.1, whole genome shotgun sequence includes these proteins:
- the LOC143450747 gene encoding CUB and sushi domain-containing protein 1-like isoform X3 encodes METRGWIICILLALMHFNLCVSGIPFTGLSTNIQCYACTNAQSNDDCNRNIVTCQASQGSCQTEIRVFNKSNNLEVLITKGCKQTQACINNELQNDKLAWPVTQCNFIPSTPLSVCRFCCNESRCNQKIEVSERTCSPLKAPQNGVVFCNYLGSQYRTEVCYFKCNQCYSLIGSKQRMCLSNTTWSGKTTQCVHDKDCEFCDWDMTFYPNNGGVICTDENKVGSICSFSCEDGFELSGENNILCRNEDHQWTDIKPECIAVKRAIQCNPLSLELGAVECSSMSLSPGTVCNLTCGPCHVNMGSQSTVCQVDGTWSGYELKCVLAEACNHIKPCPDTMTTDLPNGAVRCSDANKDGSVCTFLCQDGFRLNGISETICLNATWDATKPTCEQDTQPLQLCNSISVEFGVVECNSTLLSPGTTCKLTCKSCYVYVGQKSTTCQTDGSWSENILECVLDYPCQIATKCAIEMKSTSLNEIAVNCTDDNNHGSVCSFSCQAGFVLNGKSETTCLDGTWDEPRPTCVKECHPLAIASTDDSGKCTCRRGFQGDGFLCIDVDECKNQGLNLCHQQYAICTNTVGSYKCRCLDGFRGDGFSCVDINECLQPDDIAYRCNRENGICFNEVGGYNCTCKDGFKGDGIVCTANNPICPPNNLFDDDYCLRYILVESLDPTLTASDACANVESGHPAQIRTERQYNILNAILELVLVPNNFPNIKILGPWIGLHDKYEPGVYRWRDGSLLSDSDHTAWSVGHPKVSKGEPRCVHLVYNPNKNNGSRKFFWEDSKCINQARYICNTEKTYENINVCKPALSQIPRGRIFCTNGWNIDSFCTYTCDPGYQLVGPTDSVRCRAPFMRWDNVIPHCVEATCAPQITSPNGGNVSCENGNRIGSKCTFMCHEGYQMSGDANMECRADLTWSGKRPCCTDECPPKARIDLIFMLDSSGSVGVNNFYKTKEFVTTMYSKFEVSTVYTEVSIVKFHSTVELVNDTLWFNDKKDLDNVFDELQFTGKGTMTGRALEFVADHVVRQRAGAKTFAVVISDGNTKDSMTLGVSNLREKGVHIFAVGITGSHYLDLSIIASKPSTQNVYSLVDEEGLSSIVDKIGKRVCSIQC; translated from the exons ATGGAAACAAGAG GTTGGATCATCTGTATCCTATTGGCTCTTATGCATTTCAACCTGTGTGTTTCCGGCATTCCTTTCACAGGCCTTTCTACCAATATCCAGTGCTACGCCTGCACCAATGCACAAAGCAATGACGACTGCAACAGAAATATAGTCACTTGTCAAGCTTCACAAGGATCTTGTCAAACCGAAATTCGAGTTTTTAACAAGTCAAATAACTTAGAAGTGTTAATAACAAAG GGCTGCAAGCAAACTCAGGCTTGCATAAACAATGAACTACAAAACGACAAGCTTGCCTGGCCGGTGACGCAATGCAATTTCATCCCAAGCACACCCTTGTCGGTTTGTCGTTTTTGCTGCAATGAATCTCGATGCAATCAAAAAATTGAAG TTTCAGAAAGAACGTGCTCACCTTTAAAAGCGCCACAAAACGGAGTGGTCTTCTGCAATTACTTGGGTTCTCAGTATAGAACAGAAGTTTGCTATTTTAAGTGCAATCAGTGTTATTCACTCATTGGTTCAAAACAGCGAATGTGCCTGAGCAACACGACATGGTCTGggaaaacaacacaatgcgTTCATG ACAAAGATTGCGAATTTTGCGATTGGGATATGACGTTTTATCCTAATAATGGCGGCGTTATTTGCACTGACGAGAATAAAGTGGGATCGATTTGCTCGTTTTCTTGCGAAGACGGCTTTGAACTGTCTGgagaaaacaacattttatgcaGAAATGAGGACCATCAGTGGACTGATATCAAACCAGAGTGTATTG CAGTGAAACGAGCGATTCAGTGCAATCCACTTTCACTCGAGCTTGGGGCCGTTGAGTGTAGTTCAATGTCCTTGTCGCCTGGAACAGTATGTAACCTTACCTGTGGTCCTTGCCACGTAAATATGGGCTCACAATCAACTGTTTGCCAAGTAGATGGAACCTGGTCCGGCTATGAACTTAAATGCGTTTTAG CCGAAGCTTGCAACCATATTAAACCTTGTCCGGATACAATGACAACGGATTTACCAAACGGTGCTGTAAGATGTTCTGATGCTAACAAAGATGGTTCCGTTTGTACGTTTTTATGCCAAGATGGGTTCAGACTAAACGGTATATCCGAAACGATTTGTTTGAACGCGACATGGGATGCAACAAAACCAACTTGTGAACAAG ACACGCAACCATTGCAACTGTGCAATTCAATTTCAGTCGAGTTTGGCGTTGTAGAATGTAATTCAACTTTATTATCGCCTGGAACAACATGCAAGCTTACGTGTAAATCTTGCTACGTATATGTTGGCCAGAAATCTACAACTTGCCAAACGGACGGAAGTTGGTCTGAAAATATACTTGAATGCGTTTTAG ATTATCCTTGTCAGATCGCTACAAAGTGCGCTATTGAAATGAAATCGACTTCATTGAACGAAATTGCTGTCAATTGCACCGATGATAACAATCACGGCTCAGTTTGCTCGTTTTCATGCCAAGCTGGGTTCGTTTTGAATGGAAAGTCTGAAACCACTTGCTTGGACGGAACTTGGGATGAACCAAGACCTACTTGTGTAAAAG AATGTCATCCACTAGCCATTGCATCCACGGACGATTCAGGGAAGTGCACATGTAGAAGAGGATTTCAAG GTGACGGCTTTTTATGCATTGATGTGGACGAGTGTAAAAACCAAGGTTTAAACTTGTGTCACCAGCAGTACGCAATTTGTACGAATACCGTCGGATCTTACAA ATGCCGTTGTTTGGATGGCTTTCGAGGAGATGGTTTCTCTTGTGTTGACATAAACGAATGTTTACAACCTGATGATATTGCTTATCGTTGTAATCGAGAAAACGGTATTTGTTTCAATGAGGTCGGTGGATACAACTGCACTTGTAAAGACGGCTTCAAAGGAGATGGAATCGTATGCACAG CCAACAACCCAATCTGCCCCCCTAACAACTTGTTTGATGATGATTATTGCCTGAGATACATTTTGGTCGAATCTTTGGATCCAACTCTCACCGCATCGGATGCGTGTGCCAATGTTGAAAGTGGACACCCTGCTCAGATAAGGACCGAAAGACAATATAACATTCTTAATGCAATTCTGGAG CTTGTTCTTGTGCCCAACAACTTTCCGAATATTAAGATACTGGGTCCTTGGATTGGCCTGCACGATAAATATGAGCCAGGAGTTTACAGATGGAGAGACGGTTCGCTTCTCTCCGATTCAGATCACACTGCCTGGTCTGTTGGACACCCCAAGGTCTCTAAAG GTGAGCCAAGATGTGTACATTTAGTGTACAACCCCAACAAAAACAACGGATCACGTAAATTCTTTTGGGAAGATAGCAAGTGCATCAACCAGGCGAGATATATATGCAATACAGAAAAAACTTACG AGAATATCAATGTGTGCAAACCTGCATTGTCTCAAATTCCACGTGGCAGAATTTTTTGCACTAATGGCTGGAATATTGATTCATTTTGCACCTATACATGCGATCCTGGTTATCAGCTTGTAGGTCCAACGGACTCCGTTCGGTGTCGGGCTCCGTTCATGAGATGGGACAACGTGATACCGCACTGTGTTG AGGCTACTTGTGCACCTCAAATTACTTCCCCTAATGGTGGAAATGTTAGCTGTGAAAACGGCAACAGGATTGGTTCCAAATGCACTTTCATGTGCCACGAAGGCTACCAAATGTCTGGTGATGCAAACATGGAATGTAGGGCAGACTTAACATGGAGCGGAAAAAGACCTTGTTGCACAG ACGAATGTCCTCCAAAAGCTCgaattgatttaatttttatgctgGACAGCTCGGGCAGCGTTGGGGTAAACAACTTCTACAAAACAAAGGAGTTTGTAACAACG ATGTATTCAAAGTTTGAAGTATCAACGGTTTACACGGAAGTGTCCATTGTAAAGTTTCACTCCACGGTTGAGCTTGTAAATGATACCTTATGGTTTAATGACAAGAAGGACTTGGACAACGTGTTTGACGAATTGCAATTTACGGGCAAAGGAACAATGACAG GACGAGCTTTGGAATTCGTAGCTGATCATGTAGTAAGGCAAAGGGCTGGAGCGAAAACTTTTGCCGTGGTGATAAGTGATGGAAATACAAAAGATAGTATGACCCTTGGAG TGTCCAACCTACGGGAAAAGGGAGTTCACATCTTTGCTGTTGGAATAACTGGCTCACACTACCTGGACCTAAGCATTATTGCCTCGAAACCGTCTACGCAAAACGTTTACAGTCTGGTAGACGAGGAAGGCCTAAGCAGCATCGTTGATAAGATAGGCAAAAGAGTTTGCAGTATTCAATGCTAG
- the LOC143450747 gene encoding CUB and sushi domain-containing protein 1-like isoform X2 translates to METRGGASWIICILLALMHFNLCVSGIPFTGLSTNIQCYACTNAQSNDDCNRNIVTCQASQGSCQTEIRVFNKSNNLEVLITKGCKQTQACINNELQNDKLAWPVTQCNFIPSTPLSVCRFCCNESRCNQKIEVSERTCSPLKAPQNGVVFCNYLGSQYRTEVCYFKCNQCYSLIGSKQRMCLSNTTWSGKTTQCVHDKDCEFCDWDMTFYPNNGGVICTDENKVGSICSFSCEDGFELSGENNILCRNEDHQWTDIKPECIVKRAIQCNPLSLELGAVECSSMSLSPGTVCNLTCGPCHVNMGSQSTVCQVDGTWSGYELKCVLAEACNHIKPCPDTMTTDLPNGAVRCSDANKDGSVCTFLCQDGFRLNGISETICLNATWDATKPTCEQDTQPLQLCNSISVEFGVVECNSTLLSPGTTCKLTCKSCYVYVGQKSTTCQTDGSWSENILECVLDYPCQIATKCAIEMKSTSLNEIAVNCTDDNNHGSVCSFSCQAGFVLNGKSETTCLDGTWDEPRPTCVKECHPLAIASTDDSGKCTCRRGFQGDGFLCIDVDECKNQGLNLCHQQYAICTNTVGSYKCRCLDGFRGDGFSCVDINECLQPDDIAYRCNRENGICFNEVGGYNCTCKDGFKGDGIVCTANNPICPPNNLFDDDYCLRYILVESLDPTLTASDACANVESGHPAQIRTERQYNILNAILELVLVPNNFPNIKILGPWIGLHDKYEPGVYRWRDGSLLSDSDHTAWSVGHPKVSKGEPRCVHLVYNPNKNNGSRKFFWEDSKCINQARYICNTEKTYENINVCKPALSQIPRGRIFCTNGWNIDSFCTYTCDPGYQLVGPTDSVRCRAPFMRWDNVIPHCVEATCAPQITSPNGGNVSCENGNRIGSKCTFMCHEGYQMSGDANMECRADLTWSGKRPCCTDECPPKARIDLIFMLDSSGSVGVNNFYKTKEFVTTMYSKFEVSTVYTEVSIVKFHSTVELVNDTLWFNDKKDLDNVFDELQFTGKGTMTGRALEFVADHVVRQRAGAKTFAVVISDGNTKDSMTLGVSNLREKGVHIFAVGITGSHYLDLSIIASKPSTQNVYSLVDEEGLSSIVDKIGKRVCSIQC, encoded by the exons ATGGAAACAAGAGGTGGAGCTA GTTGGATCATCTGTATCCTATTGGCTCTTATGCATTTCAACCTGTGTGTTTCCGGCATTCCTTTCACAGGCCTTTCTACCAATATCCAGTGCTACGCCTGCACCAATGCACAAAGCAATGACGACTGCAACAGAAATATAGTCACTTGTCAAGCTTCACAAGGATCTTGTCAAACCGAAATTCGAGTTTTTAACAAGTCAAATAACTTAGAAGTGTTAATAACAAAG GGCTGCAAGCAAACTCAGGCTTGCATAAACAATGAACTACAAAACGACAAGCTTGCCTGGCCGGTGACGCAATGCAATTTCATCCCAAGCACACCCTTGTCGGTTTGTCGTTTTTGCTGCAATGAATCTCGATGCAATCAAAAAATTGAAG TTTCAGAAAGAACGTGCTCACCTTTAAAAGCGCCACAAAACGGAGTGGTCTTCTGCAATTACTTGGGTTCTCAGTATAGAACAGAAGTTTGCTATTTTAAGTGCAATCAGTGTTATTCACTCATTGGTTCAAAACAGCGAATGTGCCTGAGCAACACGACATGGTCTGggaaaacaacacaatgcgTTCATG ACAAAGATTGCGAATTTTGCGATTGGGATATGACGTTTTATCCTAATAATGGCGGCGTTATTTGCACTGACGAGAATAAAGTGGGATCGATTTGCTCGTTTTCTTGCGAAGACGGCTTTGAACTGTCTGgagaaaacaacattttatgcaGAAATGAGGACCATCAGTGGACTGATATCAAACCAGAGTGTATTG TGAAACGAGCGATTCAGTGCAATCCACTTTCACTCGAGCTTGGGGCCGTTGAGTGTAGTTCAATGTCCTTGTCGCCTGGAACAGTATGTAACCTTACCTGTGGTCCTTGCCACGTAAATATGGGCTCACAATCAACTGTTTGCCAAGTAGATGGAACCTGGTCCGGCTATGAACTTAAATGCGTTTTAG CCGAAGCTTGCAACCATATTAAACCTTGTCCGGATACAATGACAACGGATTTACCAAACGGTGCTGTAAGATGTTCTGATGCTAACAAAGATGGTTCCGTTTGTACGTTTTTATGCCAAGATGGGTTCAGACTAAACGGTATATCCGAAACGATTTGTTTGAACGCGACATGGGATGCAACAAAACCAACTTGTGAACAAG ACACGCAACCATTGCAACTGTGCAATTCAATTTCAGTCGAGTTTGGCGTTGTAGAATGTAATTCAACTTTATTATCGCCTGGAACAACATGCAAGCTTACGTGTAAATCTTGCTACGTATATGTTGGCCAGAAATCTACAACTTGCCAAACGGACGGAAGTTGGTCTGAAAATATACTTGAATGCGTTTTAG ATTATCCTTGTCAGATCGCTACAAAGTGCGCTATTGAAATGAAATCGACTTCATTGAACGAAATTGCTGTCAATTGCACCGATGATAACAATCACGGCTCAGTTTGCTCGTTTTCATGCCAAGCTGGGTTCGTTTTGAATGGAAAGTCTGAAACCACTTGCTTGGACGGAACTTGGGATGAACCAAGACCTACTTGTGTAAAAG AATGTCATCCACTAGCCATTGCATCCACGGACGATTCAGGGAAGTGCACATGTAGAAGAGGATTTCAAG GTGACGGCTTTTTATGCATTGATGTGGACGAGTGTAAAAACCAAGGTTTAAACTTGTGTCACCAGCAGTACGCAATTTGTACGAATACCGTCGGATCTTACAA ATGCCGTTGTTTGGATGGCTTTCGAGGAGATGGTTTCTCTTGTGTTGACATAAACGAATGTTTACAACCTGATGATATTGCTTATCGTTGTAATCGAGAAAACGGTATTTGTTTCAATGAGGTCGGTGGATACAACTGCACTTGTAAAGACGGCTTCAAAGGAGATGGAATCGTATGCACAG CCAACAACCCAATCTGCCCCCCTAACAACTTGTTTGATGATGATTATTGCCTGAGATACATTTTGGTCGAATCTTTGGATCCAACTCTCACCGCATCGGATGCGTGTGCCAATGTTGAAAGTGGACACCCTGCTCAGATAAGGACCGAAAGACAATATAACATTCTTAATGCAATTCTGGAG CTTGTTCTTGTGCCCAACAACTTTCCGAATATTAAGATACTGGGTCCTTGGATTGGCCTGCACGATAAATATGAGCCAGGAGTTTACAGATGGAGAGACGGTTCGCTTCTCTCCGATTCAGATCACACTGCCTGGTCTGTTGGACACCCCAAGGTCTCTAAAG GTGAGCCAAGATGTGTACATTTAGTGTACAACCCCAACAAAAACAACGGATCACGTAAATTCTTTTGGGAAGATAGCAAGTGCATCAACCAGGCGAGATATATATGCAATACAGAAAAAACTTACG AGAATATCAATGTGTGCAAACCTGCATTGTCTCAAATTCCACGTGGCAGAATTTTTTGCACTAATGGCTGGAATATTGATTCATTTTGCACCTATACATGCGATCCTGGTTATCAGCTTGTAGGTCCAACGGACTCCGTTCGGTGTCGGGCTCCGTTCATGAGATGGGACAACGTGATACCGCACTGTGTTG AGGCTACTTGTGCACCTCAAATTACTTCCCCTAATGGTGGAAATGTTAGCTGTGAAAACGGCAACAGGATTGGTTCCAAATGCACTTTCATGTGCCACGAAGGCTACCAAATGTCTGGTGATGCAAACATGGAATGTAGGGCAGACTTAACATGGAGCGGAAAAAGACCTTGTTGCACAG ACGAATGTCCTCCAAAAGCTCgaattgatttaatttttatgctgGACAGCTCGGGCAGCGTTGGGGTAAACAACTTCTACAAAACAAAGGAGTTTGTAACAACG ATGTATTCAAAGTTTGAAGTATCAACGGTTTACACGGAAGTGTCCATTGTAAAGTTTCACTCCACGGTTGAGCTTGTAAATGATACCTTATGGTTTAATGACAAGAAGGACTTGGACAACGTGTTTGACGAATTGCAATTTACGGGCAAAGGAACAATGACAG GACGAGCTTTGGAATTCGTAGCTGATCATGTAGTAAGGCAAAGGGCTGGAGCGAAAACTTTTGCCGTGGTGATAAGTGATGGAAATACAAAAGATAGTATGACCCTTGGAG TGTCCAACCTACGGGAAAAGGGAGTTCACATCTTTGCTGTTGGAATAACTGGCTCACACTACCTGGACCTAAGCATTATTGCCTCGAAACCGTCTACGCAAAACGTTTACAGTCTGGTAGACGAGGAAGGCCTAAGCAGCATCGTTGATAAGATAGGCAAAAGAGTTTGCAGTATTCAATGCTAG
- the LOC143450747 gene encoding CUB and sushi domain-containing protein 1-like isoform X1 — METRGGASWIICILLALMHFNLCVSGIPFTGLSTNIQCYACTNAQSNDDCNRNIVTCQASQGSCQTEIRVFNKSNNLEVLITKGCKQTQACINNELQNDKLAWPVTQCNFIPSTPLSVCRFCCNESRCNQKIEVSERTCSPLKAPQNGVVFCNYLGSQYRTEVCYFKCNQCYSLIGSKQRMCLSNTTWSGKTTQCVHDKDCEFCDWDMTFYPNNGGVICTDENKVGSICSFSCEDGFELSGENNILCRNEDHQWTDIKPECIAVKRAIQCNPLSLELGAVECSSMSLSPGTVCNLTCGPCHVNMGSQSTVCQVDGTWSGYELKCVLAEACNHIKPCPDTMTTDLPNGAVRCSDANKDGSVCTFLCQDGFRLNGISETICLNATWDATKPTCEQDTQPLQLCNSISVEFGVVECNSTLLSPGTTCKLTCKSCYVYVGQKSTTCQTDGSWSENILECVLDYPCQIATKCAIEMKSTSLNEIAVNCTDDNNHGSVCSFSCQAGFVLNGKSETTCLDGTWDEPRPTCVKECHPLAIASTDDSGKCTCRRGFQGDGFLCIDVDECKNQGLNLCHQQYAICTNTVGSYKCRCLDGFRGDGFSCVDINECLQPDDIAYRCNRENGICFNEVGGYNCTCKDGFKGDGIVCTANNPICPPNNLFDDDYCLRYILVESLDPTLTASDACANVESGHPAQIRTERQYNILNAILELVLVPNNFPNIKILGPWIGLHDKYEPGVYRWRDGSLLSDSDHTAWSVGHPKVSKGEPRCVHLVYNPNKNNGSRKFFWEDSKCINQARYICNTEKTYENINVCKPALSQIPRGRIFCTNGWNIDSFCTYTCDPGYQLVGPTDSVRCRAPFMRWDNVIPHCVEATCAPQITSPNGGNVSCENGNRIGSKCTFMCHEGYQMSGDANMECRADLTWSGKRPCCTDECPPKARIDLIFMLDSSGSVGVNNFYKTKEFVTTMYSKFEVSTVYTEVSIVKFHSTVELVNDTLWFNDKKDLDNVFDELQFTGKGTMTGRALEFVADHVVRQRAGAKTFAVVISDGNTKDSMTLGVSNLREKGVHIFAVGITGSHYLDLSIIASKPSTQNVYSLVDEEGLSSIVDKIGKRVCSIQC, encoded by the exons ATGGAAACAAGAGGTGGAGCTA GTTGGATCATCTGTATCCTATTGGCTCTTATGCATTTCAACCTGTGTGTTTCCGGCATTCCTTTCACAGGCCTTTCTACCAATATCCAGTGCTACGCCTGCACCAATGCACAAAGCAATGACGACTGCAACAGAAATATAGTCACTTGTCAAGCTTCACAAGGATCTTGTCAAACCGAAATTCGAGTTTTTAACAAGTCAAATAACTTAGAAGTGTTAATAACAAAG GGCTGCAAGCAAACTCAGGCTTGCATAAACAATGAACTACAAAACGACAAGCTTGCCTGGCCGGTGACGCAATGCAATTTCATCCCAAGCACACCCTTGTCGGTTTGTCGTTTTTGCTGCAATGAATCTCGATGCAATCAAAAAATTGAAG TTTCAGAAAGAACGTGCTCACCTTTAAAAGCGCCACAAAACGGAGTGGTCTTCTGCAATTACTTGGGTTCTCAGTATAGAACAGAAGTTTGCTATTTTAAGTGCAATCAGTGTTATTCACTCATTGGTTCAAAACAGCGAATGTGCCTGAGCAACACGACATGGTCTGggaaaacaacacaatgcgTTCATG ACAAAGATTGCGAATTTTGCGATTGGGATATGACGTTTTATCCTAATAATGGCGGCGTTATTTGCACTGACGAGAATAAAGTGGGATCGATTTGCTCGTTTTCTTGCGAAGACGGCTTTGAACTGTCTGgagaaaacaacattttatgcaGAAATGAGGACCATCAGTGGACTGATATCAAACCAGAGTGTATTG CAGTGAAACGAGCGATTCAGTGCAATCCACTTTCACTCGAGCTTGGGGCCGTTGAGTGTAGTTCAATGTCCTTGTCGCCTGGAACAGTATGTAACCTTACCTGTGGTCCTTGCCACGTAAATATGGGCTCACAATCAACTGTTTGCCAAGTAGATGGAACCTGGTCCGGCTATGAACTTAAATGCGTTTTAG CCGAAGCTTGCAACCATATTAAACCTTGTCCGGATACAATGACAACGGATTTACCAAACGGTGCTGTAAGATGTTCTGATGCTAACAAAGATGGTTCCGTTTGTACGTTTTTATGCCAAGATGGGTTCAGACTAAACGGTATATCCGAAACGATTTGTTTGAACGCGACATGGGATGCAACAAAACCAACTTGTGAACAAG ACACGCAACCATTGCAACTGTGCAATTCAATTTCAGTCGAGTTTGGCGTTGTAGAATGTAATTCAACTTTATTATCGCCTGGAACAACATGCAAGCTTACGTGTAAATCTTGCTACGTATATGTTGGCCAGAAATCTACAACTTGCCAAACGGACGGAAGTTGGTCTGAAAATATACTTGAATGCGTTTTAG ATTATCCTTGTCAGATCGCTACAAAGTGCGCTATTGAAATGAAATCGACTTCATTGAACGAAATTGCTGTCAATTGCACCGATGATAACAATCACGGCTCAGTTTGCTCGTTTTCATGCCAAGCTGGGTTCGTTTTGAATGGAAAGTCTGAAACCACTTGCTTGGACGGAACTTGGGATGAACCAAGACCTACTTGTGTAAAAG AATGTCATCCACTAGCCATTGCATCCACGGACGATTCAGGGAAGTGCACATGTAGAAGAGGATTTCAAG GTGACGGCTTTTTATGCATTGATGTGGACGAGTGTAAAAACCAAGGTTTAAACTTGTGTCACCAGCAGTACGCAATTTGTACGAATACCGTCGGATCTTACAA ATGCCGTTGTTTGGATGGCTTTCGAGGAGATGGTTTCTCTTGTGTTGACATAAACGAATGTTTACAACCTGATGATATTGCTTATCGTTGTAATCGAGAAAACGGTATTTGTTTCAATGAGGTCGGTGGATACAACTGCACTTGTAAAGACGGCTTCAAAGGAGATGGAATCGTATGCACAG CCAACAACCCAATCTGCCCCCCTAACAACTTGTTTGATGATGATTATTGCCTGAGATACATTTTGGTCGAATCTTTGGATCCAACTCTCACCGCATCGGATGCGTGTGCCAATGTTGAAAGTGGACACCCTGCTCAGATAAGGACCGAAAGACAATATAACATTCTTAATGCAATTCTGGAG CTTGTTCTTGTGCCCAACAACTTTCCGAATATTAAGATACTGGGTCCTTGGATTGGCCTGCACGATAAATATGAGCCAGGAGTTTACAGATGGAGAGACGGTTCGCTTCTCTCCGATTCAGATCACACTGCCTGGTCTGTTGGACACCCCAAGGTCTCTAAAG GTGAGCCAAGATGTGTACATTTAGTGTACAACCCCAACAAAAACAACGGATCACGTAAATTCTTTTGGGAAGATAGCAAGTGCATCAACCAGGCGAGATATATATGCAATACAGAAAAAACTTACG AGAATATCAATGTGTGCAAACCTGCATTGTCTCAAATTCCACGTGGCAGAATTTTTTGCACTAATGGCTGGAATATTGATTCATTTTGCACCTATACATGCGATCCTGGTTATCAGCTTGTAGGTCCAACGGACTCCGTTCGGTGTCGGGCTCCGTTCATGAGATGGGACAACGTGATACCGCACTGTGTTG AGGCTACTTGTGCACCTCAAATTACTTCCCCTAATGGTGGAAATGTTAGCTGTGAAAACGGCAACAGGATTGGTTCCAAATGCACTTTCATGTGCCACGAAGGCTACCAAATGTCTGGTGATGCAAACATGGAATGTAGGGCAGACTTAACATGGAGCGGAAAAAGACCTTGTTGCACAG ACGAATGTCCTCCAAAAGCTCgaattgatttaatttttatgctgGACAGCTCGGGCAGCGTTGGGGTAAACAACTTCTACAAAACAAAGGAGTTTGTAACAACG ATGTATTCAAAGTTTGAAGTATCAACGGTTTACACGGAAGTGTCCATTGTAAAGTTTCACTCCACGGTTGAGCTTGTAAATGATACCTTATGGTTTAATGACAAGAAGGACTTGGACAACGTGTTTGACGAATTGCAATTTACGGGCAAAGGAACAATGACAG GACGAGCTTTGGAATTCGTAGCTGATCATGTAGTAAGGCAAAGGGCTGGAGCGAAAACTTTTGCCGTGGTGATAAGTGATGGAAATACAAAAGATAGTATGACCCTTGGAG TGTCCAACCTACGGGAAAAGGGAGTTCACATCTTTGCTGTTGGAATAACTGGCTCACACTACCTGGACCTAAGCATTATTGCCTCGAAACCGTCTACGCAAAACGTTTACAGTCTGGTAGACGAGGAAGGCCTAAGCAGCATCGTTGATAAGATAGGCAAAAGAGTTTGCAGTATTCAATGCTAG